The following coding sequences are from one Lysinibacillus sp. FSL W8-0992 window:
- the trhA gene encoding PAQR family membrane homeostasis protein TrhA: MVDSFDYKTWKEELWNAITHGIGLLASIPALVILILTAVQNGSALYITTFSIFGASVIILFLMSTLLHSMPEKYKYFFAILDHSSIYILIAGTYTPFLLIAIGGTLGITLLCIIWALALLGVVFKCFFINRFEILSLIFYIGMGWLIIFAIKPIYFFLGSNGFAFLLAGGLFYTFGAIFYAWRSLPYNHTIWHLFVLAGCGSMYACVYLYL, encoded by the coding sequence ATGGTGGATTCATTTGACTATAAAACATGGAAGGAAGAATTGTGGAATGCCATTACTCACGGTATAGGCTTACTTGCAAGTATTCCAGCACTTGTTATTTTAATATTAACTGCCGTCCAAAACGGAAGTGCATTGTATATTACAACTTTTAGTATTTTTGGTGCTTCTGTCATCATCTTGTTTCTTATGTCAACATTACTCCACAGCATGCCTGAAAAATACAAATATTTTTTCGCTATTCTTGACCATTCTTCTATATACATTTTAATTGCTGGGACCTATACACCTTTTTTATTGATTGCTATCGGCGGCACATTAGGAATTACTTTATTATGTATCATTTGGGCACTTGCCTTACTAGGCGTTGTATTTAAATGCTTTTTTATTAATCGTTTTGAAATACTATCACTTATTTTCTATATTGGTATGGGCTGGCTTATTATCTTTGCCATTAAGCCGATTTATTTTTTCTTAGGAAGTAACGGCTTTGCCTTTTTATTAGCTGGTGGTCTTTTCTATACATTTGGCGCTATTTTTTACGCTTGGCGCAGCCTCCCATATAATCATACAATTTGGCACCTCTTTGTGTTAGCTGGATGTGGCTCAATGTATGCCTGTGTATATCTTTATTTATAA
- a CDS encoding alpha/beta hydrolase: MTRLTKEAVCYIQATDLKPHYYEMTPQEARVMRAVPTWQSVHTPHLASMEDRKISMRDGQEITIRLYIPEHAKNLPVIIYYHGGGWVFGDLGSADAGCQLLADRAHAIVVSVDYRLAPEYPFPIPLNDAYDGLLWIFDNIAAFGGDNTRITVAGDSAGGNLATVVSYLAAMFDGPTITSQALIYPVVNLDFTTASYSAYGEHFGLDKQGMQWFAEHYTKPNHFKNPLVSPLQIENFGVLPKTIIIAAEADVLYDEGLAYAKKLADAGVYVEHVQMAGLIHSYFSKMEFFEAATIETAEKIATFVK; encoded by the coding sequence ATGACACGTTTAACAAAAGAGGCCGTTTGCTATATTCAAGCTACGGATTTAAAACCACATTATTATGAAATGACACCACAGGAAGCAAGAGTTATGCGCGCAGTTCCAACTTGGCAATCTGTCCATACGCCTCACCTCGCATCGATGGAGGATCGAAAAATATCTATGCGAGATGGACAAGAGATTACTATTCGCCTTTACATTCCGGAACACGCAAAAAATTTACCGGTTATTATTTATTATCATGGTGGTGGATGGGTATTTGGCGATTTAGGGTCAGCGGATGCCGGTTGTCAGTTATTAGCTGATAGAGCGCATGCCATTGTCGTATCTGTAGATTATCGCTTGGCACCTGAATACCCCTTCCCTATCCCATTAAACGACGCATATGATGGGTTACTGTGGATATTTGACAATATTGCGGCGTTCGGTGGTGATAACACCCGAATAACGGTCGCTGGTGATAGTGCTGGTGGTAACCTCGCAACGGTAGTTTCTTACTTAGCAGCGATGTTTGATGGACCCACTATTACTTCACAAGCACTTATTTACCCTGTAGTAAATCTTGATTTTACGACTGCTTCTTATAGTGCTTACGGAGAACATTTTGGTTTAGATAAGCAAGGTATGCAATGGTTTGCTGAGCATTATACAAAGCCAAATCATTTTAAAAACCCACTCGTTTCACCTTTGCAAATTGAAAATTTTGGCGTACTTCCAAAAACAATAATTATCGCTGCTGAAGCAGATGTACTTTACGATGAAGGACTTGCTTACGCTAAAAAATTAGCGGATGCAGGCGTGTATGTGGAACATGTCCAAATGGCGGGTTTGATTCATAGTTATTTCAGTAAAATGGAGTTTTTCGAAGCTGCTACAATTGAAACAGCTGAAAAAATTGCGACATTCGTCAAATAA
- a CDS encoding DegV family protein gives MGRIHIVTDSTCDLTKEEVEQHGIHIVPLTIQIDGKTYIDGVDLDPQPFLGLMKNAKELPKSSQPAPGKFKELYDELGKDGDQILSIHMTGGMSGTVESARQAAQMTDADVTVIDSRFIAIGLAIQLREAIKMRDAGATVEEIVTRLDKVRDNTHLYVIVDTLENLIKGGRIGKGTGFIGSLLNIKVIANLEGGAYNPVSKVRSHKQVVNYLFKQFQADTAGKTVKAVGISHADGLTTMGAPLKELVEGTGFNDVEIAFTSPIISTHTGPGAIGFIYFSE, from the coding sequence GTGGGACGAATTCATATTGTAACGGACTCAACTTGTGATTTAACAAAAGAAGAAGTAGAGCAACACGGTATACATATAGTACCGTTAACAATTCAAATTGATGGGAAAACATATATAGATGGTGTAGATTTAGATCCACAACCTTTTTTAGGCTTAATGAAAAATGCGAAAGAATTGCCGAAAAGTTCGCAGCCTGCACCAGGGAAGTTTAAAGAACTATATGACGAGCTTGGCAAAGATGGCGACCAAATACTTTCTATTCATATGACTGGTGGAATGAGTGGGACAGTTGAATCAGCTCGACAAGCTGCACAAATGACAGATGCAGATGTAACGGTCATTGATTCTCGTTTTATCGCAATTGGCCTTGCTATTCAATTAAGAGAGGCTATTAAAATGCGTGATGCTGGAGCGACTGTTGAAGAAATCGTCACACGTTTAGACAAGGTGCGTGACAATACACATTTATATGTAATCGTTGACACACTTGAAAATTTAATTAAAGGCGGTCGAATAGGTAAAGGGACAGGATTTATCGGTTCTTTGCTAAACATTAAAGTCATTGCGAACCTAGAAGGTGGAGCATATAACCCTGTATCAAAAGTTCGTAGTCATAAACAGGTAGTGAACTACTTATTCAAACAATTCCAAGCGGATACTGCTGGTAAAACAGTTAAGGCTGTAGGTATTTCACATGCTGACGGTTTGACAACAATGGGCGCTCCATTAAAAGAGCTAGTTGAAGGAACAGGCTTTAATGATGTTGAAATCGCTTTTACGTCACCGATTATTTCTACACATACTGGACCAGGTGCAATAGGTTTTATCTATTTTTCAGAATAA
- the msrB gene encoding peptide-methionine (R)-S-oxide reductase MsrB has translation MNKEQRLKELTDIQYYVTQENGTEPPFRNEYDQHFEEGIYVDIVSGKPLFSSHDKFNAGCGWPAFSKPIAQEQVIEHFDTSHGMRRVEVRSKDADSHLGHVFPDGPAELGGLRYCINSASLRFIPKADLEKEGYAEYLSLFK, from the coding sequence ATGAATAAAGAACAACGATTAAAAGAACTAACAGATATCCAGTACTATGTAACTCAGGAAAATGGTACTGAGCCACCGTTTCGCAATGAATATGATCAACATTTTGAAGAAGGCATTTATGTAGATATCGTTTCAGGCAAGCCATTATTTAGCTCGCACGATAAATTCAACGCAGGCTGTGGTTGGCCAGCTTTCTCAAAGCCGATTGCACAAGAACAAGTTATAGAGCATTTTGATACATCCCATGGCATGCGCCGTGTTGAAGTACGAAGCAAGGACGCGGATTCTCATTTAGGACATGTCTTCCCAGATGGTCCAGCAGAGTTAGGTGGCTTACGTTATTGCATCAACTCTGCATCACTTCGTTTTATCCCGAAAGCTGATTTAGAAAAAGAAGGCTACGCTGAATATTTATCATTATTTAAATAA
- the msrA gene encoding peptide-methionine (S)-S-oxide reductase MsrA — MAMKKATFAGGCFWCMVKPFDETPGIEAIVSGYTGGHVENPTYEQVCSETTGHVEAVQITFDDDIYSYEQLLATFWTLIDPTDAGGQFFDRGQSYTTAIFYHDEEQHELAERSKADLQASGKFDKPIAVKILPASTFYAAEDYHQFYYKKNPMHYERYAVGSGRKAFQELHWGHRK, encoded by the coding sequence ATGGCAATGAAAAAGGCAACATTTGCAGGTGGCTGTTTTTGGTGTATGGTCAAGCCATTCGATGAAACACCTGGCATTGAAGCTATAGTTTCTGGTTACACTGGTGGACATGTTGAAAATCCAACCTATGAACAAGTCTGTTCGGAAACGACAGGCCACGTAGAAGCGGTTCAAATTACGTTTGATGATGATATTTATTCATATGAGCAATTATTAGCTACATTTTGGACGTTAATTGATCCAACAGATGCAGGTGGACAATTTTTTGATCGTGGACAATCCTACACTACTGCCATTTTCTATCATGATGAAGAACAACATGAATTAGCTGAACGTTCAAAGGCAGATTTACAGGCATCAGGTAAATTTGATAAGCCAATTGCTGTAAAAATTTTACCTGCAAGTACATTTTACGCTGCTGAGGACTACCATCAATTTTATTATAAAAAAAACCCAATGCATTATGAACGCTATGCAGTGGGATCTGGGCGAAAAGCATTTCAAGAACTACACTGGGGGCATAGAAAATGA
- a CDS encoding dihydrofolate reductase has translation MISLIVAHDNNNVIGYENGMPWHLPGDLQYFKEKTMGKPMIMGRKTFESIGRPLPGRRNIVITRDANYRADGAEIVTSLDDALSLAGDVPEIMIIGGEQIFRLSMDITDRIYATKINHSFKGDTFFPQYEDDFVLVSSQQPVTAPEGYTFQYQIFERKN, from the coding sequence ATGATTTCATTAATAGTAGCGCATGATAATAATAATGTCATTGGATATGAAAACGGTATGCCTTGGCATTTACCTGGGGATTTACAATATTTTAAGGAAAAAACGATGGGTAAACCAATGATAATGGGACGTAAAACATTTGAGTCGATTGGTAGACCGCTACCAGGGCGACGCAACATTGTCATTACGCGTGATGCCAATTATCGTGCTGATGGGGCAGAAATAGTGACGAGTCTCGACGATGCACTGTCATTAGCGGGTGATGTACCTGAAATCATGATCATCGGTGGCGAACAAATTTTTAGATTATCAATGGACATAACAGATCGAATATATGCTACAAAAATTAATCATTCCTTTAAAGGGGATACATTTTTCCCACAATATGAAGATGACTTTGTGCTAGTCTCGTCACAACAACCAGTAACTGCACCAGAAGGTTACACATTTCAATATCAAATTTTTGAACGCAAAAACTAA
- a CDS encoding YpmS family protein: MNKWKFAFFALAGMVLLSILLVVYLATKPVDGYDLAKSSDSDTEITGNVLVVQTTTKELESITKKYLKDSAKGSPLPLDFSIGDDIELRSKLTVFYTEIPISMNFEPIVDDKGNIILKQTGMNVGLLNIPPETTMKIMRDSVDFPSWITVNPNKAEIYIDLSRVNIASGSRVRAKELDLPNDKILLEIIVPGE, translated from the coding sequence ATGAATAAATGGAAATTCGCATTTTTTGCGTTAGCAGGTATGGTTCTTCTTTCAATCCTCCTCGTCGTTTATTTAGCAACGAAACCAGTAGATGGATATGATTTAGCAAAGAGCTCAGACAGTGATACTGAAATAACAGGAAATGTACTAGTTGTCCAAACGACTACGAAAGAGTTAGAGTCAATTACGAAGAAATATTTAAAAGACAGTGCAAAAGGCTCGCCACTCCCATTAGATTTTTCCATTGGGGATGATATTGAGTTACGTAGCAAATTAACTGTTTTTTATACAGAAATTCCAATTTCAATGAATTTTGAGCCTATTGTCGATGATAAGGGTAATATTATTTTAAAGCAAACAGGGATGAATGTGGGGTTATTAAATATTCCACCGGAGACGACAATGAAAATTATGAGAGATTCGGTGGATTTCCCTTCGTGGATTACTGTTAATCCGAATAAGGCTGAAATTTATATTGACTTATCGCGAGTGAATATTGCATCAGGGTCTCGTGTACGTGCGAAGGAATTAGACTTACCAAACGATAAAATCTTATTAGAAATCATCGTCCCTGGAGAATAA
- a CDS encoding GDSL-type esterase/lipase family protein — translation MGSWRIILSCLIVLVLSGCAISIDEPNAPADKESEQAETEQDMRQDEQQAEEEAKPSSNVLTQIFEHFFEPSEENLRQIDDDNAKQLHYLALGDSLTDGVGDEYGQDGYVGRLADSMLAWTSISEVDVDNRGKRGRRSDQLLKLIKKGHYDEELQQAQFISLTMGGNDVMKVVKQDLFNLKRDAFDKELLTYEDRYGKIIDNIRAKNPTVPLLLIGFYNPFSIVTNEANEFDTIITEWNNVIKKIASKDSNACYVSVEDLFDSNQELVYHTDFFHPNAKGYDKMTERILAAMEQCKMEQKINKEIGFEE, via the coding sequence ATGGGCAGCTGGCGAATTATTTTGTCATGTTTGATCGTCTTAGTACTAAGTGGTTGTGCAATATCAATAGATGAACCGAATGCACCTGCAGATAAAGAAAGTGAGCAGGCAGAGACGGAGCAAGATATGAGACAGGATGAGCAACAAGCAGAAGAGGAGGCAAAACCTTCTAGTAATGTATTGACGCAAATTTTTGAACATTTTTTTGAACCTTCAGAAGAGAATTTACGGCAAATTGATGATGATAACGCAAAACAACTACATTACTTGGCACTTGGGGATTCACTAACAGATGGTGTCGGGGATGAGTATGGTCAAGACGGTTATGTTGGAAGATTAGCAGATTCGATGCTAGCTTGGACTTCGATTTCAGAAGTGGATGTTGATAATCGAGGAAAAAGGGGAAGACGGAGTGATCAGCTATTAAAATTAATCAAAAAAGGGCATTATGATGAAGAGTTACAACAAGCACAGTTTATTTCATTAACTATGGGTGGAAATGATGTAATGAAAGTAGTCAAACAGGATCTGTTTAATTTAAAACGAGATGCGTTTGATAAGGAATTATTAACCTATGAGGATCGTTACGGTAAAATTATTGATAATATAAGGGCAAAAAATCCAACCGTGCCTTTATTACTCATTGGATTTTATAATCCTTTCTCGATTGTCACAAATGAGGCAAATGAATTTGATACAATTATTACAGAATGGAATAATGTCATTAAAAAAATTGCAAGTAAAGATTCAAATGCTTGCTATGTCTCAGTTGAAGACTTGTTCGATTCAAATCAAGAACTGGTCTATCATACAGATTTTTTCCATCCTAATGCAAAAGGCTATGATAAAATGACTGAGCGAATATTAGCAGCAATGGAGCAATGTAAAATGGAACAAAAAATTAATAAGGAAATAGGCTTCGAGGAGTGA